A genomic segment from Vanacampus margaritifer isolate UIUO_Vmar chromosome 3, RoL_Vmar_1.0, whole genome shotgun sequence encodes:
- the LOC144049112 gene encoding uncharacterized protein LOC144049112 isoform X2, with amino-acid sequence MDGFKPLPLLLLLVTSSRCQFDACRREAGPGWEVAACQPPAANMKEVMQIRVDPPGVTCGNPPERFCTLENPYLCSDECDASSPDLSHPPQLMGDRERGGLITYWQTVTWSKYPEPLLANITLSWNKSLEVVDDLVVSFEYGRPTSMVLEKSTDKGLTWQPYQFYADDCMETFGMPPKRVSDLAPSNVTRVICTEQYSGWVGAKEEKTVVFEVGARLRVFAGPKLLNMDALYTRLQSSKALRDFFTFSNLRLRLLRPALGGTYVQRDNLLKYFYAISNIDVPARCQCNLHASRCALRDGTLTCDCEHNTSGQDCQRCGGAFQARDWMAGSFLPLPAGTANACQAAETTTTDDDWASTRGMTDTSPTSTRDAISSLVPLTFDPSPDMRRFRTISTPATATPLDTTAAFDTPRVTFDTSFDVSNLWTASTLATTTWMETTDILSPSTADSSSSSTRTSGASAVDISGSDSAATDSFMIDTSVSEAAATATQDQSTSSSPTLVDSASPKRGSVDTASAGGGASVSPVAPALNAYGAGQRLDASGPPVPSATRAVSNINTDSKMSISDPVTPPPDKTDFVPTWATTSSFSPSSSSSRQPEVIPSAGTDLPGDTWPSPISYPGLAAGTSNGPPLEGPPPDEPLSIQAIDGLVPDLSPENVPPAPNGRLPDRPSDPPSSDGAALEKNLFVITSPDVASLDVPLESESAKINDPPADVAPPDGPLAKQPPGEDGTPFERESRDPIAAPDRSAPDATVPGQAPVDQAPTDGTQLQRFPPNSPADATFSDGLPLDSPAPSLAEVLPPEVRDVPPSQVGETAQDKPSTASDWSEPAGDLAPVDFTFPFPEDQDSTTQGTEDSSLDSGWDSVDPNSTEAGTQPGIGSSTSDYGLYSVDQDFTGPETPLETEDSTPDSGLDSVDLEYAGPVIENLNPNSGLDLMDQDSTGPETPTTTQDFNPDSGLDLTDQYTTQPGTGPRTEDSNTDSGLNSVERPLDSESGQTGESEPESSDSSPKILEPETRPDSPERVGEAREDASLATNQEEQESDKWRKEEKTKEEAAEVLKEREKKEEKEEDPTEAFEGKKDTKEKKEKKEENGYEKKATQKILIPGSGTSSQLSKIAYVTFQECECNGHSNRCSFMDFLNVVTCVSCKHNTRGRRCQHCRLGYYRDNNLPLHHQDVCVECECDVAGSRSRHCAASGACQCREGTTGRRCDRCLPGYTWRGDGCTANVCDEALPCQNGGTCADFLRCQCADKFAGTYCEQRVCPKKSGCLDDDTSAASPPMTLPLRLLLIFGLIGAAF; translated from the exons GAGAACCCGTACCTGTGCAGCGACGAGTGCGACGCCTCCAGTCCGGACCTGTCTCACCCGCCTCAGCTGATGGGAGACCGGGAGAGGGGCGGCCTCATCACGTATTGGCAGACGGTCACGTGGTCCAAGTATCCCGAGCCGCTGTTGGCCAACATCACGCTGTCCTGGAACAAAAGTCTGGAGGTGGTGGACGACCTGGTGGTCAGCTTCGAATACGGGCGCCCCACCAGCATGGTCCTGGAGAAGTCCACGGACAAAG GACTGACGTGGCAGCCGTACCAGTTCTACGCCGACGACTGCATGGAGACCTTCGGCATGCCGCCCAAGCGGGTGTCCGACTTGGCGCCCAGCAACGTGACCAGGGTCATCTGCACCGAGCAGTACTCGGGATGGGTGGGCGCCAAG GAGGAGAAGACGGTGGTGTTCGAGGTGGGAGCCCGCCTGCGAGTGTTCGCCGGCCCCAAGCTACTGAACATGGACGCCTTGTACACGCGGCTGCAGAGCAGCAAAGCTTTGCGCGACTTCTTCACCTTCAGCAACCTTCGCCTGCGACTGCTGCGACCGGCCCTGGGCGGGACCTACGTCCAGAGAGACAACCTGCTCAAGTACTTCTACGCCATATCCAACATTGACGTGCCCGCCAG GTGTCAATGCAACCTGCACGCGTCTCGCTGTGCGTTGCGCGACGGCACGCTGACGTGCGACTGCGAACACAACACCAGCGGACAAGACTGCCAACGCTGCGGCGGCGCCTTCCAGGCCCGCGACTGGATGGCGGGAAGCTTCCTGCCGCTGCCCGCCGGCACCGCCAACGCTT GTCAAGCAGCAGAAACAACCACCA CGGATGATGACTGGGCTTCAACGCGCGGAATGACGGACACGAGCCCGACTTCCACCCGCGACGCCATTTCCAGTTTAGTCCCGTTGACTTTCGACCCGTCTCCCGACATGCGTCGTTTCCGGACTATTTCAACACCGGCAACTGCGACCCCTTTGGACACGACGGCTGCTTTTGACACTCCTCGTGTGACATTTGACACTTCTTTTGACGTCAGTAATTTGTGGACCGCTTCCACTCTTGCAACGACGACTTGGATGGAAACAACAGACATTTTGTCTCCGTCAACTGCTGACTCGTCTTCCAGTTCAACTCGGACTTCGGGTGCTTCTGCCGTTGACATTTCTGGTTCTGACAGCGCAGCAACCGACAGCTTTATGATTGACACTTCTGTAAGTGAGGCGGCGGCCACTGCAACACAGGACCAATCTACGAGTTCTTCTCCAACTCTTGTGGACTCAGCGAGTCCGAAGCGGGGAAGCGTTGACACAGCGTCCGCGGGGGGCGGGGCCAGCGTTTCCCCGGTGGCTCCTGCTCTTAACGCTTATGGCGCCGGTCAGCGTTTAGACGCTAGCGGTCCACCGGTGCCGAGCGCCACCAGGGCCGTCTCAAACATCAACACTGACTCTAAGATGTCGATTTCTGACCCAGTGACTCCGCCCCCTGACAAGACCGACTTTGTTCCTACGTGGGCGACCACCAGCAGCTTCTCGCCATCAAGCTCAAGCTCCCGGCAGCCAGAAGTCATCCCGTCTGCCGGCACCGACCTCCCTGGAGATACTTGGCCTTCTCCGATTTCTTATCCTGGATTGGCAGCAGGGACTTCTAATGGACCTCCTCTTGAAGGACCTCCTCCCGATGAGCCGCTCTCCATTCAAGCCATCGATGGACTTGTCCCTGATCTTTCTCCTGAAAATGTGCCGCCCGCTCCCAATGGACGTCTTCCTGACAGACCTTCTGACCCGCCCTCCTCTGATGGAGCTGCTCTCGAAAAAAACCTATTTGTTATAACAAGCCCTGATGTAGCCTCTCTCGATGTCCCTCTAGAAAGCGAGTCCGCCAAGATAAATGATCCACCTGCCGATGTGGCTCCACCCGACGGGCCGCTTGCCAAGCAACCTCCTGGTGAAGACGGAACTCCCTTTGAACGAGAAAGTCGGGATCCAATTGCAGCGCCGGACAGATCAGCTCCAGACGCAACCGTCCCGGGACAAGCTCCTGTGGATCAAGCACCAACGGACGGAACGCAGCTCCAAAGATTCCCCCCAAATTCACCTGCCGATGCAACCTTTTCTGATGGACTTCCTCTTGACAGTCCCGCTCCGTCCTTGGCTGAAGTTCTTCCTCCTGAGGTGCGCGATGTTCCTCCTTCGCAAGTTGGAGAAACTGCACAGGATAAACCGTCAACTGCATCCGATTGGTCAGAGCCCGCTGGGGACTTGGCCCCAGTGGACTTCACCTTCCCTTTTCCAGAAGATCAGGATTCCACTACACAAGGAACAGAAGATTCCAGTCTGGATTCTGGATGGGATTCTGTTGATCCAAATTCCACTGAAGCTGGAACACAACCTGGAATAGGAAGTTCTACGTCAGATTACGGATTGTATTCAGTTGACCAGGATTTCACTGGACCTGAAACTCCTCTTGAAACTGAAGATTCAACTCCAGATAGCGGATTGGATTCAGTAGATCTGGAATACGCTGGCCCTGTAATTGAAAATTTAAATCCCAATTCTGGATTGGATTTAATGGACCAGGATTCCACTGGACCCGAAACACCAACTACAACGCAAGATTTTAATCCTGATTCTGGATTGGATTTAACCGATCAGTATACCACGCAGCCTGGTACGGGTCCGAGAACTGAAGATTCCAACACAGACTCTGGATTGAATTCAGTTGAGCGTCCTTTGGATTCCGAATCAGGCCAAACAGGAGAATCTGAACCAGAGTCTTCAGATTCTAGCCCTAAAATTCTTGAGCCGGAGACAAGACCCGATTCTCCTGAGAGAGTCGGCGAAGCAAGAGAGGACGCTTCGTTGGCGACCAATCAAGAAGAACAAGAGTCAGACAAATGGAGGAAGGAGGAGAAGACCAAGGAAGAAG ctgcggAAGTTTTGAAGGAACGAGAAAAGAAAGAGGAGAAAGAAGAGGATCCAACGGAAGCTTTTGAAGGaaagaaagacacaaaagaaaagaaagagaagaaagagGAAAATGGCTATGAgaaaaaag CGACTCAgaagattttgattcctggcaGTGGGACGAGCAGCCAACTTTCCAAAATTGCCTATGTCACCTTCCAGG agTGCGAGTGTAATGGCCACTCGAACCGCTGCAGCTTCATGGACTTCCTGAACGTGGTGACGTGCGTCAGCTGCAAACACAACACCAGGGGGCGCCGCTGCCAACACTGCCGACTCGGCTACTATCGCGACAACAACCTGCCGCTGCATCATCAGGACGTTTGTGTGG AGTGCGAGTGCGACGTCGCAGGCAGTCGGTCTCGGCACTGCGCCGCCTCGGGGGCGTGTCAGTGCAGGGAGGGCACCACCGGGAGGCGCTGCGACCGGTGTCTGCCGGGATACACCTGGCGCGGGGACGGCTGCACAG CCAACGTGTGCGACGAGGCTCTGCCGTGTCAGAACGGCGGCACGTGCGCCGACTTCCTGCGCTGCCAGTGCGCCGACAAGTTCGCAG gCACGTACTGCGAGCAGCGCGTGTGTCCCAAGAAGAGCGGTTGCCTTGACGACGACACAAGCGCCGCCTCACCGCCGATGACTTTGCCACTCCGCCTCCTGCTCATCTTCGGCCTGATCGGCGCCGCCTTCTGA
- the LOC144049112 gene encoding uncharacterized protein LOC144049112 isoform X3 has protein sequence MDGFKPLPLLLLLVTSSRCQFDACRREAGPGWEVAACQPPAANMKEVMQIRVDPPGVTCGNPPERFCTLENPYLCSDECDASSPDLSHPPQLMGDRERGGLITYWQTVTWSKYPEPLLANITLSWNKSLEVVDDLVVSFEYGRPTSMVLEKSTDKGLTWQPYQFYADDCMETFGMPPKRVSDLAPSNVTRVICTEQYSGWVGAKEEKTVVFEVGARLRVFAGPKLLNMDALYTRLQSSKALRDFFTFSNLRLRLLRPALGGTYVQRDNLLKYFYAISNIDVPARCQCNLHASRCALRDGTLTCDCEHNTSGQDCQRCGGAFQARDWMAGSFLPLPAGTANACQAAETTTTDDDWASTRGMTDTSPTSTRDAISSLVPLTFDPSPDMRRFRTISTPATATPLDTTAAFDTPRVTFDTSFDVSNLWTASTLATTTWMETTDILSPSTADSSSSSTRTSGASAVDISGSDSAATDSFMIDTSVSEAAATATQDQSTSSSPTLVDSASPKRGSVDTASAGGGASVSPVAPALNAYGAGQRLDASGPPVPSATRAVSNINTDSKMSISDPVTPPPDKTDFVPTWATTSSFSPSSSSSRQPEVIPSAGTDLPGDTWPSPISYPGLAAGTSNGPPLEGPPPDEPLSIQAIDGLVPDLSPENVPPAPNGRLPDRPSDPPSSDGAALEKNLFVITSPDVASLDVPLESESAKINDPPADVAPPDGPLAKQPPGEDGTPFERESRDPIAAPDRSAPDATVPGQAPVDQAPTDGTQLQRFPPNSPADATFSDGLPLDSPAPSLAEVLPPEVRDVPPSQVGETAQDKPSTASDWSEPAGDLAPVDFTFPFPEDQDSTTQGTEDSSLDSGWDSVDPNSTEAGTQPGIGSSTSDYGLYSVDQDFTGPETPLETEDSTPDSGLDSVDLEYAGPVIENLNPNSGLDLMDQDSTGPETPTTTQDFNPDSGLDLTDQYTTQPGTGPRTEDSNTDSGLNSVERPLDSESGQTGESEPESSDSSPKILEPETRPDSPERVGEAREDASLATNQEEQESDKWRKEEKTKEEAAEVLKEREKKEEKEEDPTEAFEGKKDTKEKKEKKEENGYEKKVGRAANFPKLPMSPSRSASVMATRTAAASWTS, from the exons GAGAACCCGTACCTGTGCAGCGACGAGTGCGACGCCTCCAGTCCGGACCTGTCTCACCCGCCTCAGCTGATGGGAGACCGGGAGAGGGGCGGCCTCATCACGTATTGGCAGACGGTCACGTGGTCCAAGTATCCCGAGCCGCTGTTGGCCAACATCACGCTGTCCTGGAACAAAAGTCTGGAGGTGGTGGACGACCTGGTGGTCAGCTTCGAATACGGGCGCCCCACCAGCATGGTCCTGGAGAAGTCCACGGACAAAG GACTGACGTGGCAGCCGTACCAGTTCTACGCCGACGACTGCATGGAGACCTTCGGCATGCCGCCCAAGCGGGTGTCCGACTTGGCGCCCAGCAACGTGACCAGGGTCATCTGCACCGAGCAGTACTCGGGATGGGTGGGCGCCAAG GAGGAGAAGACGGTGGTGTTCGAGGTGGGAGCCCGCCTGCGAGTGTTCGCCGGCCCCAAGCTACTGAACATGGACGCCTTGTACACGCGGCTGCAGAGCAGCAAAGCTTTGCGCGACTTCTTCACCTTCAGCAACCTTCGCCTGCGACTGCTGCGACCGGCCCTGGGCGGGACCTACGTCCAGAGAGACAACCTGCTCAAGTACTTCTACGCCATATCCAACATTGACGTGCCCGCCAG GTGTCAATGCAACCTGCACGCGTCTCGCTGTGCGTTGCGCGACGGCACGCTGACGTGCGACTGCGAACACAACACCAGCGGACAAGACTGCCAACGCTGCGGCGGCGCCTTCCAGGCCCGCGACTGGATGGCGGGAAGCTTCCTGCCGCTGCCCGCCGGCACCGCCAACGCTT GTCAAGCAGCAGAAACAACCACCA CGGATGATGACTGGGCTTCAACGCGCGGAATGACGGACACGAGCCCGACTTCCACCCGCGACGCCATTTCCAGTTTAGTCCCGTTGACTTTCGACCCGTCTCCCGACATGCGTCGTTTCCGGACTATTTCAACACCGGCAACTGCGACCCCTTTGGACACGACGGCTGCTTTTGACACTCCTCGTGTGACATTTGACACTTCTTTTGACGTCAGTAATTTGTGGACCGCTTCCACTCTTGCAACGACGACTTGGATGGAAACAACAGACATTTTGTCTCCGTCAACTGCTGACTCGTCTTCCAGTTCAACTCGGACTTCGGGTGCTTCTGCCGTTGACATTTCTGGTTCTGACAGCGCAGCAACCGACAGCTTTATGATTGACACTTCTGTAAGTGAGGCGGCGGCCACTGCAACACAGGACCAATCTACGAGTTCTTCTCCAACTCTTGTGGACTCAGCGAGTCCGAAGCGGGGAAGCGTTGACACAGCGTCCGCGGGGGGCGGGGCCAGCGTTTCCCCGGTGGCTCCTGCTCTTAACGCTTATGGCGCCGGTCAGCGTTTAGACGCTAGCGGTCCACCGGTGCCGAGCGCCACCAGGGCCGTCTCAAACATCAACACTGACTCTAAGATGTCGATTTCTGACCCAGTGACTCCGCCCCCTGACAAGACCGACTTTGTTCCTACGTGGGCGACCACCAGCAGCTTCTCGCCATCAAGCTCAAGCTCCCGGCAGCCAGAAGTCATCCCGTCTGCCGGCACCGACCTCCCTGGAGATACTTGGCCTTCTCCGATTTCTTATCCTGGATTGGCAGCAGGGACTTCTAATGGACCTCCTCTTGAAGGACCTCCTCCCGATGAGCCGCTCTCCATTCAAGCCATCGATGGACTTGTCCCTGATCTTTCTCCTGAAAATGTGCCGCCCGCTCCCAATGGACGTCTTCCTGACAGACCTTCTGACCCGCCCTCCTCTGATGGAGCTGCTCTCGAAAAAAACCTATTTGTTATAACAAGCCCTGATGTAGCCTCTCTCGATGTCCCTCTAGAAAGCGAGTCCGCCAAGATAAATGATCCACCTGCCGATGTGGCTCCACCCGACGGGCCGCTTGCCAAGCAACCTCCTGGTGAAGACGGAACTCCCTTTGAACGAGAAAGTCGGGATCCAATTGCAGCGCCGGACAGATCAGCTCCAGACGCAACCGTCCCGGGACAAGCTCCTGTGGATCAAGCACCAACGGACGGAACGCAGCTCCAAAGATTCCCCCCAAATTCACCTGCCGATGCAACCTTTTCTGATGGACTTCCTCTTGACAGTCCCGCTCCGTCCTTGGCTGAAGTTCTTCCTCCTGAGGTGCGCGATGTTCCTCCTTCGCAAGTTGGAGAAACTGCACAGGATAAACCGTCAACTGCATCCGATTGGTCAGAGCCCGCTGGGGACTTGGCCCCAGTGGACTTCACCTTCCCTTTTCCAGAAGATCAGGATTCCACTACACAAGGAACAGAAGATTCCAGTCTGGATTCTGGATGGGATTCTGTTGATCCAAATTCCACTGAAGCTGGAACACAACCTGGAATAGGAAGTTCTACGTCAGATTACGGATTGTATTCAGTTGACCAGGATTTCACTGGACCTGAAACTCCTCTTGAAACTGAAGATTCAACTCCAGATAGCGGATTGGATTCAGTAGATCTGGAATACGCTGGCCCTGTAATTGAAAATTTAAATCCCAATTCTGGATTGGATTTAATGGACCAGGATTCCACTGGACCCGAAACACCAACTACAACGCAAGATTTTAATCCTGATTCTGGATTGGATTTAACCGATCAGTATACCACGCAGCCTGGTACGGGTCCGAGAACTGAAGATTCCAACACAGACTCTGGATTGAATTCAGTTGAGCGTCCTTTGGATTCCGAATCAGGCCAAACAGGAGAATCTGAACCAGAGTCTTCAGATTCTAGCCCTAAAATTCTTGAGCCGGAGACAAGACCCGATTCTCCTGAGAGAGTCGGCGAAGCAAGAGAGGACGCTTCGTTGGCGACCAATCAAGAAGAACAAGAGTCAGACAAATGGAGGAAGGAGGAGAAGACCAAGGAAGAAG ctgcggAAGTTTTGAAGGAACGAGAAAAGAAAGAGGAGAAAGAAGAGGATCCAACGGAAGCTTTTGAAGGaaagaaagacacaaaagaaaagaaagagaagaaagagGAAAATGGCTATGAgaaaaaag TGGGACGAGCAGCCAACTTTCCAAAATTGCCTATGTCACCTTCCAGG agTGCGAGTGTAATGGCCACTCGAACCGCTGCAGCTTCATGGACTTCCTGA
- the LOC144049112 gene encoding uncharacterized protein LOC144049112 isoform X1, translated as MDGFKPLPLLLLLVTSSRCQFDACRREAGPGWEVAACQPPAANMKEVMQIRVDPPGVTCGNPPERFCTLENPYLCSDECDASSPDLSHPPQLMGDRERGGLITYWQTVTWSKYPEPLLANITLSWNKSLEVVDDLVVSFEYGRPTSMVLEKSTDKGLTWQPYQFYADDCMETFGMPPKRVSDLAPSNVTRVICTEQYSGWVGAKEEKTVVFEVGARLRVFAGPKLLNMDALYTRLQSSKALRDFFTFSNLRLRLLRPALGGTYVQRDNLLKYFYAISNIDVPARCQCNLHASRCALRDGTLTCDCEHNTSGQDCQRCGGAFQARDWMAGSFLPLPAGTANACQAAETTTTDDDWASTRGMTDTSPTSTRDAISSLVPLTFDPSPDMRRFRTISTPATATPLDTTAAFDTPRVTFDTSFDVSNLWTASTLATTTWMETTDILSPSTADSSSSSTRTSGASAVDISGSDSAATDSFMIDTSVSEAAATATQDQSTSSSPTLVDSASPKRGSVDTASAGGGASVSPVAPALNAYGAGQRLDASGPPVPSATRAVSNINTDSKMSISDPVTPPPDKTDFVPTWATTSSFSPSSSSSRQPEVIPSAGTDLPGDTWPSPISYPGLAAGTSNGPPLEGPPPDEPLSIQAIDGLVPDLSPENVPPAPNGRLPDRPSDPPSSDGAALEKNLFVITSPDVASLDVPLESESAKINDPPADVAPPDGPLAKQPPGEDGTPFERESRDPIAAPDRSAPDATVPGQAPVDQAPTDGTQLQRFPPNSPADATFSDGLPLDSPAPSLAEVLPPEVRDVPPSQVGETAQDKPSTASDWSEPAGDLAPVDFTFPFPEDQDSTTQGTEDSSLDSGWDSVDPNSTEAGTQPGIGSSTSDYGLYSVDQDFTGPETPLETEDSTPDSGLDSVDLEYAGPVIENLNPNSGLDLMDQDSTGPETPTTTQDFNPDSGLDLTDQYTTQPGTGPRTEDSNTDSGLNSVERPLDSESGQTGESEPESSDSSPKILEPETRPDSPERVGEAREDASLATNQEEQESDKWRKEEKTKEEAAEVLKEREKKEEKEEDPTEAFEGKKDTKEKKEKKEENGYEKKATQKILIPGSGTSSQLSKIAYVTFQECECNGHSNRCSFMDFLNVVTCVSCKHNTRGRRCQHCRLGYYRDNNLPLHHQDVCVECECDVAGSRSRHCAASGACQCREGTTGRRCDRCLPGYTWRGDGCTGRRDEGRGPMIEGRTNQLGPHLANVCDEALPCQNGGTCADFLRCQCADKFAGTYCEQRVCPKKSGCLDDDTSAASPPMTLPLRLLLIFGLIGAAF; from the exons GAGAACCCGTACCTGTGCAGCGACGAGTGCGACGCCTCCAGTCCGGACCTGTCTCACCCGCCTCAGCTGATGGGAGACCGGGAGAGGGGCGGCCTCATCACGTATTGGCAGACGGTCACGTGGTCCAAGTATCCCGAGCCGCTGTTGGCCAACATCACGCTGTCCTGGAACAAAAGTCTGGAGGTGGTGGACGACCTGGTGGTCAGCTTCGAATACGGGCGCCCCACCAGCATGGTCCTGGAGAAGTCCACGGACAAAG GACTGACGTGGCAGCCGTACCAGTTCTACGCCGACGACTGCATGGAGACCTTCGGCATGCCGCCCAAGCGGGTGTCCGACTTGGCGCCCAGCAACGTGACCAGGGTCATCTGCACCGAGCAGTACTCGGGATGGGTGGGCGCCAAG GAGGAGAAGACGGTGGTGTTCGAGGTGGGAGCCCGCCTGCGAGTGTTCGCCGGCCCCAAGCTACTGAACATGGACGCCTTGTACACGCGGCTGCAGAGCAGCAAAGCTTTGCGCGACTTCTTCACCTTCAGCAACCTTCGCCTGCGACTGCTGCGACCGGCCCTGGGCGGGACCTACGTCCAGAGAGACAACCTGCTCAAGTACTTCTACGCCATATCCAACATTGACGTGCCCGCCAG GTGTCAATGCAACCTGCACGCGTCTCGCTGTGCGTTGCGCGACGGCACGCTGACGTGCGACTGCGAACACAACACCAGCGGACAAGACTGCCAACGCTGCGGCGGCGCCTTCCAGGCCCGCGACTGGATGGCGGGAAGCTTCCTGCCGCTGCCCGCCGGCACCGCCAACGCTT GTCAAGCAGCAGAAACAACCACCA CGGATGATGACTGGGCTTCAACGCGCGGAATGACGGACACGAGCCCGACTTCCACCCGCGACGCCATTTCCAGTTTAGTCCCGTTGACTTTCGACCCGTCTCCCGACATGCGTCGTTTCCGGACTATTTCAACACCGGCAACTGCGACCCCTTTGGACACGACGGCTGCTTTTGACACTCCTCGTGTGACATTTGACACTTCTTTTGACGTCAGTAATTTGTGGACCGCTTCCACTCTTGCAACGACGACTTGGATGGAAACAACAGACATTTTGTCTCCGTCAACTGCTGACTCGTCTTCCAGTTCAACTCGGACTTCGGGTGCTTCTGCCGTTGACATTTCTGGTTCTGACAGCGCAGCAACCGACAGCTTTATGATTGACACTTCTGTAAGTGAGGCGGCGGCCACTGCAACACAGGACCAATCTACGAGTTCTTCTCCAACTCTTGTGGACTCAGCGAGTCCGAAGCGGGGAAGCGTTGACACAGCGTCCGCGGGGGGCGGGGCCAGCGTTTCCCCGGTGGCTCCTGCTCTTAACGCTTATGGCGCCGGTCAGCGTTTAGACGCTAGCGGTCCACCGGTGCCGAGCGCCACCAGGGCCGTCTCAAACATCAACACTGACTCTAAGATGTCGATTTCTGACCCAGTGACTCCGCCCCCTGACAAGACCGACTTTGTTCCTACGTGGGCGACCACCAGCAGCTTCTCGCCATCAAGCTCAAGCTCCCGGCAGCCAGAAGTCATCCCGTCTGCCGGCACCGACCTCCCTGGAGATACTTGGCCTTCTCCGATTTCTTATCCTGGATTGGCAGCAGGGACTTCTAATGGACCTCCTCTTGAAGGACCTCCTCCCGATGAGCCGCTCTCCATTCAAGCCATCGATGGACTTGTCCCTGATCTTTCTCCTGAAAATGTGCCGCCCGCTCCCAATGGACGTCTTCCTGACAGACCTTCTGACCCGCCCTCCTCTGATGGAGCTGCTCTCGAAAAAAACCTATTTGTTATAACAAGCCCTGATGTAGCCTCTCTCGATGTCCCTCTAGAAAGCGAGTCCGCCAAGATAAATGATCCACCTGCCGATGTGGCTCCACCCGACGGGCCGCTTGCCAAGCAACCTCCTGGTGAAGACGGAACTCCCTTTGAACGAGAAAGTCGGGATCCAATTGCAGCGCCGGACAGATCAGCTCCAGACGCAACCGTCCCGGGACAAGCTCCTGTGGATCAAGCACCAACGGACGGAACGCAGCTCCAAAGATTCCCCCCAAATTCACCTGCCGATGCAACCTTTTCTGATGGACTTCCTCTTGACAGTCCCGCTCCGTCCTTGGCTGAAGTTCTTCCTCCTGAGGTGCGCGATGTTCCTCCTTCGCAAGTTGGAGAAACTGCACAGGATAAACCGTCAACTGCATCCGATTGGTCAGAGCCCGCTGGGGACTTGGCCCCAGTGGACTTCACCTTCCCTTTTCCAGAAGATCAGGATTCCACTACACAAGGAACAGAAGATTCCAGTCTGGATTCTGGATGGGATTCTGTTGATCCAAATTCCACTGAAGCTGGAACACAACCTGGAATAGGAAGTTCTACGTCAGATTACGGATTGTATTCAGTTGACCAGGATTTCACTGGACCTGAAACTCCTCTTGAAACTGAAGATTCAACTCCAGATAGCGGATTGGATTCAGTAGATCTGGAATACGCTGGCCCTGTAATTGAAAATTTAAATCCCAATTCTGGATTGGATTTAATGGACCAGGATTCCACTGGACCCGAAACACCAACTACAACGCAAGATTTTAATCCTGATTCTGGATTGGATTTAACCGATCAGTATACCACGCAGCCTGGTACGGGTCCGAGAACTGAAGATTCCAACACAGACTCTGGATTGAATTCAGTTGAGCGTCCTTTGGATTCCGAATCAGGCCAAACAGGAGAATCTGAACCAGAGTCTTCAGATTCTAGCCCTAAAATTCTTGAGCCGGAGACAAGACCCGATTCTCCTGAGAGAGTCGGCGAAGCAAGAGAGGACGCTTCGTTGGCGACCAATCAAGAAGAACAAGAGTCAGACAAATGGAGGAAGGAGGAGAAGACCAAGGAAGAAG ctgcggAAGTTTTGAAGGAACGAGAAAAGAAAGAGGAGAAAGAAGAGGATCCAACGGAAGCTTTTGAAGGaaagaaagacacaaaagaaaagaaagagaagaaagagGAAAATGGCTATGAgaaaaaag CGACTCAgaagattttgattcctggcaGTGGGACGAGCAGCCAACTTTCCAAAATTGCCTATGTCACCTTCCAGG agTGCGAGTGTAATGGCCACTCGAACCGCTGCAGCTTCATGGACTTCCTGAACGTGGTGACGTGCGTCAGCTGCAAACACAACACCAGGGGGCGCCGCTGCCAACACTGCCGACTCGGCTACTATCGCGACAACAACCTGCCGCTGCATCATCAGGACGTTTGTGTGG AGTGCGAGTGCGACGTCGCAGGCAGTCGGTCTCGGCACTGCGCCGCCTCGGGGGCGTGTCAGTGCAGGGAGGGCACCACCGGGAGGCGCTGCGACCGGTGTCTGCCGGGATACACCTGGCGCGGGGACGGCTGCACAGGTAGGCGGGACGAGGGGAGGGGCCCGATGATCGAGGGACGGACTAACCAGCTCGGCCCTCATCTAGCCAACGTGTGCGACGAGGCTCTGCCGTGTCAGAACGGCGGCACGTGCGCCGACTTCCTGCGCTGCCAGTGCGCCGACAAGTTCGCAG gCACGTACTGCGAGCAGCGCGTGTGTCCCAAGAAGAGCGGTTGCCTTGACGACGACACAAGCGCCGCCTCACCGCCGATGACTTTGCCACTCCGCCTCCTGCTCATCTTCGGCCTGATCGGCGCCGCCTTCTGA